In a genomic window of Zingiber officinale cultivar Zhangliang chromosome 9B, Zo_v1.1, whole genome shotgun sequence:
- the LOC122025156 gene encoding protein Brevis radix-like 2: MHTCIVCPRSTKGLTRLITRQIKGMSLRPGRRRKRLQREAEEAAAKSGERQEEGEVGDEEESEWVSEPEPGVFITLVPLPEVGNRVKKIRFSKERFDDWGAQKWWSENYDKVMELYCIVSQQSSPTLAPSDDESQLVHNQEEEEEQEEEASRSSKSTTGSSKASPEPQAHSEMSMESKLVHNQEEEEEEEEEGNEAASRSSKSTAGSSKATPEPQPHCEMPVEIGNRVLEWNVEDETGVFFTVRSMPDGSREILRIVFSGDRFGEMKTRVWWEKNKARLQQQYSLNL, encoded by the exons ATGCACACATGCATCGTTTGTCCGAGGAGCACCAAAGGCCTCACCAGACTGATCACCCGCCAG ATCAAAGGCATGTCTTTGCGCCCCGGCCGGCGCCGGAAAAGGCTGCAACGCGAGGCTGAAGAAGCAGCAGCGAAGTCCGGCGAAAGacaggaagaaggagaagtcggAGACGAGGAGGAGAGCGAGTGGGTCTCAGAGCCTGAGCCCGGAGTGTTCATAACTTTGGTGCCACTGCCCGAGGTAGGCAATCGCGTGAAGAAGATACGATTCAG CAAGGAGCGGTTCGATGATTGGGGAGCGCAGAAATGGTGGAGCGAAAACTACGATAAGGTTATGGAGCTCTACTGCATCGTCTCCCAGCAATCTTCTCCCACGCTCGCTCCATCCGACGATGAA AGTCAATTAGTTcataatcaagaagaagaagaagaacaagaagaagaagcatcaCGCTCCTCTAAGAGCACCACTGGTTCCTCCAAGGCGTCCCCAGAGCCGCAAGCTCACAGTGAGATGTCAATGGAGAGTAAATTAGTTcataatcaagaagaagaagaagaagaagaagaagaagggaatgAAGCAGCATCACGCTCCTCAAAGAGCACCGCTGGTTCCTCCAAGGCGACCCCAGAGCCGCAACCTCACTGTGAGATGCCAGTGGAGATCGGGAACAGGGTGCTCGAGTGGAACGTGGAAGATGAGACTGGTGTCTTTTTCACTGTGCGATCGATGCCTGATGGCTCTCGGGAGATTCTACGAATTGTATTCAG CGGGGATAGGTTCGGCGAGATGAAAACCAGAGTGTGGTGGGAAAAAAACAAGGCGAGGCTGCAACAGCAGTACAGTCTCAATTTGTAG
- the LOC122024753 gene encoding transcription factor MYBS2-like isoform X1: protein MGREKVVKLFGVSILAGGREVDGMTEEATKKCSGNGNLSSCAAEIPSPAAGSDSGFHQPGGRRRRQRAGIPWSEEEHKAFLAGLEKLGKGDWKGISREFVTTRTPAQVASHAQKYFLRQKKPSKLKRRASPQLHELKTTSDLELKIPVSPQAAAAAAAATAAGAIREDCDMCGRWPFGSLCEILSKIKSSQS, encoded by the exons ATGGGTCGAGAGAAGGTGGTGAAGCTATTCGGCGTGAGCATTCTTGCAGGAGGACGCGAGGTCGACGGTATGACAGAGGAGGCCACGAAGAAGTGCTCCGGCAACGGCAATTTGTCCTCCTGTGCGGCGGAGATTCCCTCTCCGGCCGCCGGATCCGATAGCGGCTTTCACCAGCCCGGAGGGAGGAGGAGAAGACAGAGAGCCG GCATTCCATGGAGTGAGGAAGAGCACAAGGCCTTCTTAGCAGGGCTGGAGAAGCTCGGAAAGGGCGACTGGAAGGGCATCTCGAGGGAGTTCGTGACCACCAGAACCCCAGCGCAGGTGGCCAGCCACGCTCAGAAGTACTTCCTGAGGCAGAAGAAGCCCAGCAAACTGAAACGCAG GGCGAGTCCTCAACTTCATGAGCTGAAAACCACCAGTGATTTGGAGCTGAAGATTCCAGTCTCTCCCCAGGCGGCGGCTGCAGCGGCGGCGGCAACAGCAGCTGGTGCAATAAGAGAAGACTGCGACATGTGTGGCCGATGGCCATTTGGATCCTTGTGCGAGATATTATCAAAGATCAAATCAAGTCAATCATGA
- the LOC122024753 gene encoding transcription factor MYBS2-like isoform X2 yields MGREKVVKLFGVSILAGGREVDGMTEEATKKCSGNGNLSSCAAEIPSPAAGSDSGFHQPGGRRRRQRAGIPWSEEEHKAFLAGLEKLGKGDWKGISREFVTTRTPAQVASHAQKYFLRQKKPSKLKRRSSVFDLAAAGESSTS; encoded by the exons ATGGGTCGAGAGAAGGTGGTGAAGCTATTCGGCGTGAGCATTCTTGCAGGAGGACGCGAGGTCGACGGTATGACAGAGGAGGCCACGAAGAAGTGCTCCGGCAACGGCAATTTGTCCTCCTGTGCGGCGGAGATTCCCTCTCCGGCCGCCGGATCCGATAGCGGCTTTCACCAGCCCGGAGGGAGGAGGAGAAGACAGAGAGCCG GCATTCCATGGAGTGAGGAAGAGCACAAGGCCTTCTTAGCAGGGCTGGAGAAGCTCGGAAAGGGCGACTGGAAGGGCATCTCGAGGGAGTTCGTGACCACCAGAACCCCAGCGCAGGTGGCCAGCCACGCTCAGAAGTACTTCCTGAGGCAGAAGAAGCCCAGCAAACTGAAACGCAGGTCCAGTGTTTTTGACCTCGCCGCCGCC GGCGAGTCCTCAACTTCATGA